From Pseudomonas fluorescens:
GTTCGGCGGGCTGCTCGCCACCTGGGCCGGCCTGTCCTTGACCAAACTTTGATAAACGAGAGAACGACATGCTCGATTCCAAACTGTTACGTAGCAACCTTCAGGACGTAGCGGACCGCCTGGCATCCCGTGGCTTTGCCTTGGATGTTGCGCGCATCGAAGCGCTGGAAGAACAGCGCAAGACCGTCCAGACCCGCACTGAAGCACTGCAGGCTGAGCGTAATGCGCGTTCCAAATCCATCGGTCAGGCCAAGCAGCGCGGCGAAGACATCGCGCCGTTGATGGCCGATGTCGAGCGCATGGGCACCGAGCTGTCCGACGGTAAAATCGAGCTGGAGAAGATTCAGGGCGAGCTGGATTCAATCCTGCTGGGTATTCCCAACCTGCCGCACGAGTCCGTGCCGGTGGGCGCCGATGAAGACGGCAACGTCGAAGTGCGCCGCTGGGGCACGCCGAAAACCTTTGATTTCGAGATCAAGGACCATGTCGCCCTGGGCGAACTGAGCGGTGGCCTGGATTTCGAAACCGCCGCCAAGCTGTCCGGCGCGCGCTTCGCCCTGCTGCGTGGACCGATCGCGCGCCTGCACCGTGCCCTGGCGCAGTTCATGATCAACTTGCACACCGGCGAGCACGGTTACGAAGAGGCGTACACGCCTTACCTGGTTCAGGCGCCGGCCCTGCAGGGGACTGGGCAACTGCCGAAGTTCGAAGAAGACCTGTTCAAGATCGGTCGCGATGGCGAAGCCGACTTGTACCTGATCCCGACCGCCGAAGTGTCGCTGACCAATATCGTGGCCGGCGAGATCCTCGACGCCAAGCAACTGCCGATCAAGTTTGTCGCACACACGCCGTGCTTTCGCAGTGAGGCCGGTGCATCGGGTCGCGATACCCGCGGCATGATTCGCCAGCACCAGTTCGACAAGGTCGAGATGGTGCAAGTGGTCGAGCCGTCGACCTCCATGGAAGCCCTCGAGGGGCTGACCGCCAACGCCGAACGCGTCCTGCAATTGCTGGAGCTGCCGTACCGCGTACTGGCGTTGTGCACCGGCGACATGGGCTTCAGCGCCGTGAAGACCTACGACCTCGAAGTATGGGTGCCCAGCCAGGACAAATACCGCGAGATTTCGTCGTGCTCCAACTGCGGTGATTTCCAGGCGCGTCGCATGCAGGCGCGTTTCCGCAACCCGGAAACTGGCAAGCCGGAACTGGTGCACACCCTCAACGGTTCGGGCCTGGCCGTTGGCCGCACCCTGGTGGCGGTGCTGGAAAACTACCAGCAGGCCGACGGCTCGATCCGTGTACCTGACGTGCTGAAGCCCTACATGGCGGGCATTGAGGTCATCGGCTAAATGGAATTTCTGCCGCTGTTTCATAACCTGCGCGGCAGTCGTGTGTTGGTCGTCGGTGGCGGGGAGATTGCCTTGCGCAAATCCCGGCTGCTGGCCGACGCCGGTGCGTTGCTGCGGGTGGTTGCTCCCCAGATTGAACCCCAGTTGCGTGAACTGGTGCTGGGCAGTGGCGGGGAGCTGATGTTGCGCGGTTATCAGGAGGCCGACCTTGAGGGGTGCACCCTGATCATCGCCGCGACGGATGACGAACCACTGAATGCGCAGGTGTCCAGTGATGCCAGGCGCCGTTGTGTGCCGGTCAACGTGGTGGATGCGCCGGCCTTGTGCAGCGTGATCTTCCCGGCGATTGTCGACCGTTCGCCCTTGGTGATCGCGGTGTCCAGCGGCGGCGACGCGCCGGTGCTGGCGCGCTTGATCCGCGCCAAGCTGGAAACCTGGATTCCGTCTACCTACGGCCAATTGGCCGGGTTGGCGGCGCGTTTCCGCGCCCAGGTCAAAGCCTTGTACCCGGATGTGCAGCAACGCCGCGCGTTCTGGGAGGAGGTGTTCCAAGGCCCGATTGCCGACCGGCAACTGGCCGGGCAGGGCGATGAGGCCGAGCGCCTGCTGATCGACAAGGTCAACGGTGCGCCGCCTTATGCGCCGGGTGAAGTCTATCTGGTCGGCGCTGGCCCGGGCGATCCGGACCTGCTGACCTTCCGCGCCTTACGCCTGATGCAACAAGCCGATGTGGTGCTGTATGACCGCCTGGTGGCGCCGGCGATTCTCGAGCTGTGTCGTCGCGATGCCGAGCGGGTATATGTCGGCAAGCGTCGCGCCGATCACGCCGTGCCCCAAGACCAGATCAACCAGCAATTGGTGGACCTGGCCAAGCAAGGCAAGCGCGTGTTGCGCCTCAAGGGGGGGGATCCGTTCATCTTTGGGCGGGGTGGCGAAGAAATCGAGGAACTGGCGGCCCATGGCATCCCGTTCCAGGTGGTGCCGGGAATTACCGCCGCCAGTGGTTGCGCGGCGTATGCCGGGATTCCGCTGACACACCGCGACTATGCGCAATCGGTACGCTTTATCACCGGGCACTTGAAGGACGGTACCTCGGACCTGCCTTGGCAGGACCTGGTGGGGCCTTCGCAGACGCTGGTGTTCTACATGGGCCTGATTGGCTTGCCGATCATCTGCGAGCAGTTGATCAAGCATGGTCGCGCGGCGGATACCCCGGCAGCGCTGATCCAGCAGGGCACTACCGCCAACCAGCGCGTGTTTACAGGCACCTTGGCTGACTTGCCGCGCATGGTAGCGGAGCATGAAGTGCATGCGCCGACGCTGGTGATTGTCGGTGAGGTAGTGGTGTTGCGTGAGAAGCTGAAGTGGTTTGAAGGCGCCCAGGCCCAGGTCTGAGCCTAAATGCATCGGGGGCAAGCCCCCTCCCACATTTTGGAATGCATTCCAATGTGGGAGGGGGCTTGCCCCCGATAAGGCCATTTGATCCAACCAGTCCTCTGGATCAGCTCCAGACACCCTTACCGCTCAGCCGTCCACGATCATGCTTGGCATCGAACGCCTGCAACGGCCCCTTCGGCACAATCCCGGTCGGATTGATCGTCCGGTGGCTGGCGTAGTAATGCCCCTTGATGTGCTCGAAATCCACCGTCTCGGCCACGCCCGGCCACTGATACAGCTCCCTCAACCAATTCGAAAGGTTCGAATAATCGGCAATCCGCCGTAGGTTGCATTTGAAGTGGCTGTAGTACACCGCATCAAAACGAATCAGCGTGGTAAACAGCCGCACATCCGCTTCGGTCAGGTATTCGCCTGCCAGGTAGCGATGGTCGCCCAGGTGCTGTTCCAGGTAGTCCAGTTCGGCAAACACATCATCAAACGCGCTTTCGTACGCTGGCTGCGAAGTGGCGAAGCCTGCGCGATACACACCGTTGTTGACGGCGGGGTAGATGCGCTCGTTCAGCGTGTCGATGCTTGGGCGCAGCGTCTCGGGGTAGAAGTCCAGGGTATTGCCGGTCAGTGCATTGAACGCACTGTTAAACATGCGAATGATCTCTGCCGATTCGTTGCTGACGATGCGATTCAACTGCTTATCCCACAGCACCGGCACGGTAACGCGCCCGGTGTAGTCGGCGGTGTCGGCGGTATAGCGTTGGTGCATGAAGTCGAAGCCATCCAGCGTATCGCCACTGGAGCCGAGGGCCTTGTCGAAGGTCCAGCCGTTTTCCAGCATCAGCCAGCTGACCACGGAGACGTCGATCAGGCTTTCCAGGCCCTTGAGCTTGCGCAGGATCAGGGTACGGTGCGCCCAGGGGCAGGCCAGGGAAACATACAGGTGATAGCGACCGGCCTCGGCCTTGAAGCCACCCTCACCACTTGGCCCGGGCTGGCCATCGGCGGTCACCCAGCTGCGGCGTTGCGCCTGTTCCCGTTGGAAGGCGCCATCGGCGCTACTTTCGTACCACTGGTCATGCCAGTGTCCTTTGATCAGCAAACCCATGATGGGCTCCTTGGCTAATAAACGTTGGAGCCCAGTCTAGAGGGATGAGTTCGAACTAAAAGCGCAAAGACCGGAAGTTAATGATCGATTAAATCGATTTGTCCCGCGCGTCCCAGTATTGCTGGGCCAATTCGAACGCCTGTTCCCGTGGGTGGCCGAGGCCGCGCAGCGCCAACGCCATGGTGGCGATCAGGGCCAGTTGCGGGTAGCTGTCCTCGACGTCGCCGCGCCACAGTGCCTTCAAGTGCTCCGGCTCAAGCGTGGCCGGCTTGACATGGCGCTGGGCGGAGAGGGCGGGCCATTCTTCGTCCCAACTGGCCCCGCCCGTGGTGCCGTACAGGTGGCTGAGCGTGTCGGGGTTGATCTCGATCTCGCCACCGTCGCCCTTGACCACAATCACATTGTCGCCAAGCAGGCCGCTGGCATCGCGATGAACACCCTGGTAGCCCGGGTGGAAAATGCTTTGCAGGCCGCACCGGGCATTCAGTGGGTTGAGCAGGCGCGCCAGGGAGTGGATCGGTGAACGCAGGCCCAGGGTATTGCGCAAGTCGATCATGCGTTGCAGTTGCGGTGCCCAATCGCCGAGCGGGATAAACGCCAGGTTGCCGTGTTCATAGGCCGCCTCCACCTGCTGCCAGTTGCGGCACAGCGGGATCTGCAAGCCTTCCAGCAATTGCTCGGTGTACAACCGGCCGGCGGTGTGTGCGCCGCCGCCGTGCATCAGGATGCGCACGCCATGTTGCGCCAGGCATTTGGCCGCCAGCAGGAACCAGGGCAGGTGGCGTTTCTTGCCGGCATAGGTTGGCCAGTCGACATCTACGTTCAGTGCCGGTGCGTGCAGGCGTTCGCGCACGGCTTCGGTGAAGCCAGCGAGCTCTTCAGGGCTTTCTTCCTTATGCCGCAACAGCATCAGGAAGGCGCCGAGCTGGGTGTCCTCGACCTTTTCATCGAGCAGCATGCCCATGGCTTCGCGCGCTTCTTCGCGGGTCAGGTTGCGCGCGCCGCGTTTGCCTTTGCCCAGGATGCGTACGAATTGCGCAAAGGGGTGCTCGGCAGGGGTTTCGAGGGTCAGCGGGGCAAAGTCGGTCATAAGCAATTCGTCGGCCTTGGCAGGCCCGCCAGCTTGGCGGCGAGTTTGGCGGGAGTGCCGTTGAACAGTTTGTTGAGGTGCAGGCTGTTGCCCTTTTCCGGGCCCAGCTTCAAGGCGGTGTACTTGATCAGGGGGCGCGTGGCGGGGGACAGCTGGAATTCGGCATAGAACTGGCGCAGTAACTCGAGGATTTCCCAGTGGTCCGCGGTCAACTCCAGAGGCTCGGCGGCGGCCAGGGCGTTGGCCACGTCGACGGACCATGCATTCAGGTCGACGAGGTAACCGTCCTTGTCCAGTTCAAGGGTACGAGCGCCTACGGTCAGGGTGTTCATAACCAGCTGTTGACCTTGTCGTAGTCAATCGACAACTGCACGAAACCCGGGTAGTCCACGCTATCGGCCCAGTCTGGCAGCGGTAGATTACGCGCCAGCATGTCCTCGGCCAGCACAAAGACCTTCACCCCCCTGGTCAGCAGGGCAGGGGCGTGCAGCCCGTAGGCGCCATCGCCGCAGAGCAGGATGGCGTCCTCGCTGCCGCAGATACGCAGGCAGCTCTCGAGGCGGCTATCGGTAAACGGGGAGTGGGATATCACATGTAAAGTCGACATCAGAGGGTGATCACCTGGTCGTAACGGTCAATCAGCTGGGTGATGGCTGCGCTGTCCAGCGGCTGGGCAAGGGTCGAGTGCACAAGCCCGCGGGCGGCGAGGCTGTGGCTGCAGGCGAACACGTCGTCGATGCCAAACAGTCCCAGCGCCTGCAGGTTGGCGCTGAGGTCTTTTTGCTGCACGGCCTTGGCGTCCTGGTGCGGGGCCAGTTGGAACACGCCGTCATCGAGCAATAGCAGGCCGATGGGCAGGTCGAACGCGCCGCCGGCCAGCACGATGTCCAGGGCCTCCCGCGCACTCGGCCCGGACCAAGGCGCCTGGCGGCTGATCACCAGCAAGGATTTGGCCATGTCACGGTCCTCCAAAACAGATCAGGCGGTCGGCCGCCTGGGCGGCGTCATGCAATTGGCCCAGGCCGGACAATGCCCATGGCGCTTCCAGGTTGACCGCGCTGCGTTGATAGCGCGTGGCTTCTTCGTGATTGAGCACGCCACGGCGCAACGCCGCGGCGATGCAGACGACGCCGTCGAGCTGGTGCGCGCTGACCAGCTCACGCCATTGGCGGGCAATATCCTGCTCGTCCTGGGGCGTGACGATGGCATTGGAAGCGCTGTACACGCCATCCTGGTAAAAAAACAGGCGCACAATCTCATGCCCACCGGCCAATGCGGCCTTGGCGAACAACAAGGCGCGGCGCGAGGAGGGCGCGTGGGCGGCGGAAAACAGTGCAATCGCGAACTTCATGGAACACTCTGCAAGCAAACGTGGGCCAATGATAAAGCCGCCGACGCGAAAAAGCCCGCCATGATCAAAACGGTCACTGTCGCTGATCGTTCTGACGATTGCCGGTCGGCGCAAGGCTGCCTAGTCTGTGGGCATTCGAAACCCAGCAGGAGTCTCCATGTCAGGTCCCTTGGCGTCCCTCAAAGTCCTGGATTTTTCCACCTTGCTACCCGGCCCGTTTGCCTCGTTGATGCTCGCCGACATGGGCGCCGACGTACTGCGCATCGAGTCGCCCACGCGCATGGACCTGTTACGGGTATTGCCGCCCCATGACCAGGGGACGTCGGCAAGCCATGCCTACCTCAACCGC
This genomic window contains:
- the serS gene encoding serine--tRNA ligase, which gives rise to MLDSKLLRSNLQDVADRLASRGFALDVARIEALEEQRKTVQTRTEALQAERNARSKSIGQAKQRGEDIAPLMADVERMGTELSDGKIELEKIQGELDSILLGIPNLPHESVPVGADEDGNVEVRRWGTPKTFDFEIKDHVALGELSGGLDFETAAKLSGARFALLRGPIARLHRALAQFMINLHTGEHGYEEAYTPYLVQAPALQGTGQLPKFEEDLFKIGRDGEADLYLIPTAEVSLTNIVAGEILDAKQLPIKFVAHTPCFRSEAGASGRDTRGMIRQHQFDKVEMVQVVEPSTSMEALEGLTANAERVLQLLELPYRVLALCTGDMGFSAVKTYDLEVWVPSQDKYREISSCSNCGDFQARRMQARFRNPETGKPELVHTLNGSGLAVGRTLVAVLENYQQADGSIRVPDVLKPYMAGIEVIG
- the tusB gene encoding sulfurtransferase complex subunit TusB gives rise to the protein MSTLHVISHSPFTDSRLESCLRICGSEDAILLCGDGAYGLHAPALLTRGVKVFVLAEDMLARNLPLPDWADSVDYPGFVQLSIDYDKVNSWL
- the cysG gene encoding siroheme synthase CysG, whose translation is MEFLPLFHNLRGSRVLVVGGGEIALRKSRLLADAGALLRVVAPQIEPQLRELVLGSGGELMLRGYQEADLEGCTLIIAATDDEPLNAQVSSDARRRCVPVNVVDAPALCSVIFPAIVDRSPLVIAVSSGGDAPVLARLIRAKLETWIPSTYGQLAGLAARFRAQVKALYPDVQQRRAFWEEVFQGPIADRQLAGQGDEAERLLIDKVNGAPPYAPGEVYLVGAGPGDPDLLTFRALRLMQQADVVLYDRLVAPAILELCRRDAERVYVGKRRADHAVPQDQINQQLVDLAKQGKRVLRLKGGDPFIFGRGGEEIEELAAHGIPFQVVPGITAASGCAAYAGIPLTHRDYAQSVRFITGHLKDGTSDLPWQDLVGPSQTLVFYMGLIGLPIICEQLIKHGRAADTPAALIQQGTTANQRVFTGTLADLPRMVAEHEVHAPTLVIVGEVVVLREKLKWFEGAQAQV
- a CDS encoding glycosyl transferase family protein, with product MTDFAPLTLETPAEHPFAQFVRILGKGKRGARNLTREEAREAMGMLLDEKVEDTQLGAFLMLLRHKEESPEELAGFTEAVRERLHAPALNVDVDWPTYAGKKRHLPWFLLAAKCLAQHGVRILMHGGGAHTAGRLYTEQLLEGLQIPLCRNWQQVEAAYEHGNLAFIPLGDWAPQLQRMIDLRNTLGLRSPIHSLARLLNPLNARCGLQSIFHPGYQGVHRDASGLLGDNVIVVKGDGGEIEINPDTLSHLYGTTGGASWDEEWPALSAQRHVKPATLEPEHLKALWRGDVEDSYPQLALIATMALALRGLGHPREQAFELAQQYWDARDKSI
- the tusD gene encoding sulfurtransferase complex subunit TusD; translated protein: MKFAIALFSAAHAPSSRRALLFAKAALAGGHEIVRLFFYQDGVYSASNAIVTPQDEQDIARQWRELVSAHQLDGVVCIAAALRRGVLNHEEATRYQRSAVNLEAPWALSGLGQLHDAAQAADRLICFGGP
- the tusC gene encoding sulfurtransferase complex subunit TusC, yielding MAKSLLVISRQAPWSGPSAREALDIVLAGGAFDLPIGLLLLDDGVFQLAPHQDAKAVQQKDLSANLQALGLFGIDDVFACSHSLAARGLVHSTLAQPLDSAAITQLIDRYDQVITL
- a CDS encoding glutathione S-transferase family protein; translation: MGLLIKGHWHDQWYESSADGAFQREQAQRRSWVTADGQPGPSGEGGFKAEAGRYHLYVSLACPWAHRTLILRKLKGLESLIDVSVVSWLMLENGWTFDKALGSSGDTLDGFDFMHQRYTADTADYTGRVTVPVLWDKQLNRIVSNESAEIIRMFNSAFNALTGNTLDFYPETLRPSIDTLNERIYPAVNNGVYRAGFATSQPAYESAFDDVFAELDYLEQHLGDHRYLAGEYLTEADVRLFTTLIRFDAVYYSHFKCNLRRIADYSNLSNWLRELYQWPGVAETVDFEHIKGHYYASHRTINPTGIVPKGPLQAFDAKHDRGRLSGKGVWS
- a CDS encoding TusE/DsrC/DsvC family sulfur relay protein — protein: MNTLTVGARTLELDKDGYLVDLNAWSVDVANALAAAEPLELTADHWEILELLRQFYAEFQLSPATRPLIKYTALKLGPEKGNSLHLNKLFNGTPAKLAAKLAGLPRPTNCL